The following are from one region of the Aspergillus chevalieri M1 DNA, chromosome 1, nearly complete sequence genome:
- a CDS encoding signal peptidase complex subunit 1 (COG:U;~EggNog:ENOG410PQQ0;~InterPro:IPR009542;~PFAM:PF06645;~TransMembrane:2 (i26-46o52-74i);~go_component: GO:0005787 - signal peptidase complex [Evidence IEA];~go_component: GO:0016021 - integral component of membrane [Evidence IEA];~go_process: GO:0006465 - signal peptide processing [Evidence IEA]) encodes MDNILAPIQDLFEGQIDFQGQRIAEILCTVLLVISGVVATIVGYVYQDIHLTLWIGLAGTLLTALAIIPPWPFYNQNPEKWLVPGAGRAAGTGIMVDGVKIS; translated from the exons ATGGATAACATTCTCGCCCCGATCCAGGACCTCTTCGAAGGCCAGATT GACTTCCAAGGCCAACGCATCGCGGAGATCCTTTGTACGGTTCTTTTGGTTATCTCTGGG GTTGTCGCGACAATCGTCGGATACGTTTACCAAGATATTCACCTTACGCTTTGGATTGGTTTGGCTGGGACACTTCTTACTGCTCTCGCGATTATCCCCCCTTGGCCTTTTTACAATCAGAACCCCGAGAAATGGCTCGTTCCTGGGGCCGGGAGAGCGGCCGGCACAGGGATCATGGTAGATGGTGTCAAGATTTCATGA
- a CDS encoding uncharacterized protein (TransMembrane:1 (o53-76i)) has product MTSCNGRPDSEYWCCGVNNPTCCDTSDAIPIAAVLGDTRPPRISSGLSNGAKAGIGVGVIVGVTAIIAVGVAFWYIRRRRRRNAAVAVAAAANGNANTNAEMAGVGAAAEVSAPPYQAQATMQSPQELEVNDVGNRVEKPAGTRDVRHELPGESAGGGHSAH; this is encoded by the coding sequence ATGACCTCTTGCAATGGCCGACCGGACTCAGAATACTGGTGTTGTGGCGTAAATAATCCGACCTGCTGCGATACCAGCGATGCAATCCCCATTGCTGCCGTGCTCGGTGATACACGACCACCCAGAATTAGCTCTGGTCTCTCGAATGGAGCAAAGGCAGGAATCGGCGTGGGTGTCATCGTGGGCGTTACCGCCATTATAGCAGTCGGAGTTGCGTTTTGGTACATACGGCgaagacgacggaggaatgccgctgttgctgttgctgctgctgctaatGGCAATGCTAATACTAACGCCGAGATGGCGGGGgtgggagcagcagcagaggtATCAGCGCCTCCATATCAGGCGCAAGCTACAATGCAATCACCCCAGGAGTTGGAGGTGAATGACGTTGGAAATAGGGTTGAGAAGCCGGCTGGGACGAGGGACGTGAGGCATGAGTTGCCTGGGGAATCGGCGGGTGGTGGACACAGTGCGCATTGA
- the MID1 gene encoding MID1 family protein (BUSCO:EOG09261S7X;~COG:S;~EggNog:ENOG410PIPW;~InterPro:IPR024338;~PFAM:PF12929;~TransMembrane:1 (n11-29c38/39o598-614i);~go_function: GO:0005262 - calcium channel activity [Evidence IEA];~go_process: GO:0098703 - calcium ion import across plasma membrane [Evidence IEA]), whose product MRLHQLSFPQCCFAATVSVTFLAAFALAVSVSDHHAHASNLVVPESQNETLIFSDNSAQIQLALGSHNGLEIHGDDDTDALGLDVVRRAPAGDSDSLANNEFKSNDIRMGETQWYYFETAKYRGKSNGTTTLSSLPANVTGSDNSTKQEPSSGGGDNAVYISLTTCQKPDLNTTNTDDTPELPQLSIHVSRSTEKPAPGNDDDHGTSVDGYLNLTWTNNETVYIGVSAPESTDYSGSYSYQIAASTDTYFHRVSHDPNLFFVDADVNSALFTTGNLSLSNRTQDNYNDWMNLKKPPYTIFVNNLNNTAITGLEQSYCALQQNAQVKGNSVETNMTDIGPGNHPKELLYAKGLNESSTYLAILAMDGNLTDSGNRVLGGGGKVWQPRKFTTKADGNCAIIFGLSFCSEVAYAVPSNPSMTKADLQKTYDDYASSIFKNFTYSLQQVQCNASSYNMYSLAVDCDNCSQAYKDWLCSVTIPRCEDYSSSDYFLRVRNAGQNFINGTSLDPDHADRKTSISNRSRNPIIDEQIKPGPYKEILPCQDVCHNLVRSCPASLQFSCPQGEQLDSSYGRRNDNTVTCNYMGAAYYMSSARSMHDQLWVVPYALGLFWALSWIQL is encoded by the exons ATGCGCCTACATCAACTCTCTTTCCCGCAGTGCTGCTTTGCTGCAACTGTCAGCGTAACTTTCCTCGCCGCGTTCGCCCTCGCCGTTAGCGTTTCCGACCACCACGCCCATGCCAGCAACCTGGTGGTTCCTGAAAGCCAGAATGAGACCTTGATATTCAGTGATAATAGCGCACAGATTCAGCTCGCACTGGGGTCGCATAATGGTCTGGAGATCCACGGGGATGATGATACAGATGCGTTGGGGTTAGACGTCGTTCGGAGAGCGCCTGCGGGGGACTCAGATTCTCTTGCGAACAATGAGTTCAAGTCGAATGATATCAGAATGGGGGAGACACAGTGGTATTATTTCGAGACGGCGAAATATCGTGGCAAATCAAATGGCACTACGACTTTGTCTAGTCTGCCGGCAAATGTTACGGGGAGTGACAATTCGACTAAGCAAGAACCTAGCAGCGGAGGAGGTGATAACGCGGTTTATATCTCCTTGACGACTTGCCAGAAGCCGGATCTCAATACGACAAATACAGATGATACTCCCGAACTGCCGCAGTTAAGCATCCATGTTTCCCGCTCGACAGAGAAGCCAGCACCCGGTAATGACGATGATCATGGAACATCCGTGGATGGCTATTTGAATTTGACATGGACGAACAATGAGACGGTCTATATTGGGGTATCCGCACCGGAATCGACGGACTATTCAGGGTCCTATTCGTATCAGATCGCAGCGTCTACGGACACGTACTTCCACCGCGTCAGCCATGATCCGAACCTGTTTTTTGTCGATGCAGATGTGAATTCCGCGCTTTTTACAACAGGCAATCTGTCGCTCTCAAACAGAACCCAGGATAATTACAACGACTGGATGAACCTGAAGAAACCCCCGTATACGATATTTGTCAACAACCTCAACAATACAGCCATTACGGGCCTGGAGCAGTCTTATTGCGCCCTTCAGCAGAACGCACAAGTTAAGGGAAACAGTGTCGAGACGAACATGACGGACATAGGCCCCGGAAACCATCCCAAGGAGCTGCTCTATGCCAAGGGTCTGAACGAGAGTTCTACCTATTTGGCAATTCTAGCAatggatggaaacttgactGATTCCGGTAATAGAGTtctgggtggtggtgggaaGGTTTGGCAACCGAGAAAATTTACAACCAAAGCTG ATGGGAATTGCGCTATCATTTTTGGCCTGTCCTTTTGTTCCGAAGTCGCATACGCTGTACCGTCCAATCCGTCCATGACGAAAGCAGATCTACAAAAAACATACGATGATTACGCCTCATCGATATTCAAAAACTTCACTTACTCGCTGCAGCAAGTCCAATGCAATGCATCCAGTTACAACATGTACTCTTTGGCTGTGGATTGCGATAACTGCTCTCAAGCGTACAAAGACTGGCTATGCTCAGTAACTATTCCCCGCTGCGAAGACTATTCTAGCAGCGACTATTTCCTGCGAGTTCGGAACGCCGGGCAAAATTTCATCAACGGCACTTCACTCGACCCGGATCATGCAGACCGCAAGACCTCTATATCAAATCGATCACGTAACCCGATTATCGATGAGCAAATTAAACCGGGGCCATACAAGGAAATCCTTCCGTGCCAGGATGTTTGCCATAATCTGGTGCGGAGTTGCCCGGCGTCCCTTCAATTCAGTTGCCCGCAAGGCGAGCAGCTCGATTCTTCTTACGGCCGACGGAATGACAATACTGTGACGTGCAATTATATGGGAGCTGCATATTACATGAGTAGTGCGAGGAGTATGCATGATCAGTTATGGGTCGTGCCGTACGCGTTGGGGTTGTTTTGGGCTTTGTCGTGGATTCAACTCTAA
- the ALR1 gene encoding magnesium transporter CorA family protein (COG:P;~EggNog:ENOG410PG66;~InterPro:IPR044089,IPR002523;~PFAM:PF01544;~TransMembrane:2 (i599-618o630-651i);~go_component: GO:0016020 - membrane [Evidence IEA];~go_function: GO:0015095 - magnesium ion transmembrane transporter activity [Evidence IEA];~go_function: GO:0046873 - metal ion transmembrane transporter activity [Evidence IEA];~go_process: GO:0030001 - metal ion transport [Evidence IEA];~go_process: GO:0055085 - transmembrane transport [Evidence IEA];~go_process: GO:1903830 - magnesium ion transmembrane transport [Evidence IEA]), with translation MSESPRSEKDLCLTRFSTPVPELDDHRFQLDAALHAEPALNHALSRQNTAQGVGPEATPQRPDLLHVQDAFRERGSISRDFEQAIVDDDRSFKDGLGRRFSVDPAGNLRPGRAWSRTQQDIANMSRESSVSARSTSPPNSVEAFADPRRRERANTLESHVAPDLEAILQRTVSGGTHPRRPTFSNASAVRPQPGDIQLDPSDDTCVPVPTYEQPGRIPVIDYEELEEFVALNKKTKPAQTRRKHSLSSQSKKPRVFHDLRPGAKQDESKPSLSIGRSSFELDAKDAEKVTGKPVNENELVEKLQNANEPSRFGFFSSESQSTVHAAELGDLVLPGDTFRDLFQLGPEGGVWWLDVVNPTESEVHALSRAFSIHPLTTEDILTQEAREKVELFKQYYFVCFRTFYQMDKTNEQFMEPVNFYMVVFRDGVISFSFTDNPHAANVRKRIGRLRDYVSLSSDWICYAMIDDIVDSFGPVIREIEVESEAIEDLVFIARVDDFESFLPRIGGLRKKVMSLMRLLGGKADVIRGFSKRCNEQYSVTPRGDIGLYLGDIQDHVVTMMSNLAHFEKMLSRSHTNYLAQLNVTNLVLGNHVNKVLSKVTLIATMLVPMNLICGLFGMNVEVPGQHAEGLGWFFGIVGVIACVIILSGLAARWYRLV, from the exons ATGTCCGAGTCACCCAGATCCGAAAAGGACTTGTGCCTTACGAGGTTCAGCACACCGGTTCCTGAATTGGATGATCATCGATTCCAGTTGGATGCTGCGCTGCACGCGGAACCCGCTCTGAACCACGCGTTGAGCAGACAAAATACTGCCCAAGGGGTTGGCCCTGAGGCAACTCCCCAGCGTCCGGATCTACTGCATGTTCAAGACGCATTCCGTGAGCGAGGATCTATTTCCCGGGATTTCGAACAAGCGATTGTGGACGACGATCGGTCATTTAAAGATGGCCTTGGACGGCGCTTTTCCGTCGATCCAGCAGGGAACCTCCGCCCAGGCCGTGCTTGGAGCCGTACACAACAGGACATTGCGAACATGTCGCGAGAATCCTCCGTTTCGGCACGGTCAACTTCTCCTCCCAACTCTGTTGAAGCTTTCGCCGACCCCCGCCGCCGCGAACGCGCGAACACCCTAGAGAGCCATGTGGCCCCGGACTTGGAAGCTATTCTCCAGCGTACTGTGTCTGGCGGCACTCACCCCCGTCGTCCGACGTTCAGCAATGCGAGTGCTGTCCGGCCTCAACCAGGCGATATCCAATTGGATCCCTCCGACGACACGTGCGTCCCTGTTCCAACCTATGAACAGCCCGGACGGATCCCTGTCATTGATTACGAGGAATTGGAGGAATTCGTGGCTCTAAATAAGAAGACCAAGCCCGCGCAAACCAGGCGCAAGCACAGCCTAAGTTCCCAGAGCAAGAAGCCCCGTGTCTTTCACGACCTGCGCCCCGGTGCCAAACAGGATGAAAGCAAGCCCTCCTTGAGCATTGGCCGTTCCTCGTTCGAACTCGATGCTAAGGATGCTGAGAAGGTTACCGGCAAACCCGTGAATGAAAACGAATTGGTTGAGAAGCTTCAAAACGCAAACGAGCCGAGTCGTTTCGGTTTCTTCTCGTCTGAGTCCCAAAGTACGGTCCACGCCGCGGAACTGGGAGATCTCGTGCTTCCGGGAGATACTTTCCGGGATCTCTTCCAATTAGGTCCCGAGGGTGGTGTGTGGTGGTTAGACGTTGTCAATCCTACCGAATCTGAAGTCCACGCTCTCTCCCGTGCTTTCTCGATCCATCCGCTGACAACAGAGGATATCTTGACCCAGGAAGCCCGCGAGAAGGTTGAGCTTTTCAAGCAGTACTATTTCGTGTGTTTCCGGACGTTTTATCAGATGGATAAAACAAACGAGCAGTTCATGGAACCCGTCAACTTTTACATGGTGGTGTTCCGTGATGGTGtcatctccttctctttcacCGATAATCCTCACGCTGCCAATGTCCGCAAGCGTATCGGTAGGCTTCGTGACTACGTGTCTCTCAGCAGCGACTGGATTTGCTATGCCATGAT TGACGATATTGTGGATAGTTTTGGTCCTGTGATTCGGGAGATCGAAGTCGAATCCGAGGCAATTGAAGATCTCGTGTTCATTGCGCGGGTCGATGATTTCGAGTCCTTCTTGCCTCGCATCGGTGGACTGCGGAAGAAGGTTATGAGCTTGATGCGCCTACTGGGAGGTAAGGCCGATGTCATTCGAGGATTTTCTAAGCGCTGCAATGAGCAGTACTCGGTGACTCCACGTGGAGACATTGGTCTGTATCTGGGTGATATCCAGGATCACGTCGTGACCATGATGTCCAACTTGGCCCATTTCGAAAAGATGCTCAGCCGTTCGCACACCAACTACCTCGCGCAACTCAACGTCACCAATCTGGTCTTGGGAAACCATGTCAACAAAGTCCTCAGCAAGGTTACCCTCATCGCGACCATGCTTGTCCCGATGAACCTAATCTGCGGTTTGTTTGGTATGAATGTTGAGGTGCCAGGGCAGCATGCTGAAGGCCTTGGATGGTTCTTTGGCATTGTGGGAGTCATTGCATGTGTGATTATCCTCAGCGGTCTTGCTGCTCGCTGGTATAGGCTTGTATAG
- the RBX1 gene encoding SCF ubiquitin ligase complex subunit HRT1 (BUSCO:EOG09265AT5;~COG:O;~EggNog:ENOG410PNSJ;~InterPro:IPR024766,IPR001841,IPR013083;~PFAM:PF12861,PF12678;~go_function: GO:0008270 - zinc ion binding [Evidence IEA]) gives MADVEMKEAAAEPAVKGKGTFKSEGANDGKKRFEVKKWNAVALWAWDIVVDNCAICRNHIMDLCIECQANQGSSTNEECTVAWGICNHAFHFHCISRWLKTRQVCPLDNRDWEFQKYGR, from the exons ATGGCGGATGTCGAGATGAAGGAAGCTGCCGCAGAGCCCGCGGTCAAGGGCAAGGGAACTTTCAAGTCCGAGGGTGCCAATgatggaaagaagagatTTGAGGTCAAGAAG TGGAACGCGGTTGCTCTGTGGGCATGGGATATTGTTGTCGACAACTGTGCTATTTGCCGTAACCATATTATGGATCTGTGCATCGAGTGTCAAGCAAACCAAGGCTCATCTACAAACGAGGAGTGTACAGTTGCATGGGGAATTTGCAAC CACGCGTTTCATTTCCACTGCATATCCCGTTGGTTGAAGACTCGTCAAGTCTGCCCCTTGGACAACAGAGATTGGGAATTCCAGAAGTATGGTCGGTAA
- the THR1 gene encoding homoserine kinase (COG:E;~EggNog:ENOG410PISC;~InterPro:IPR013750,IPR000870,IPR006203,IPR006204, IPR036554,IPR020568,IPR014721;~PFAM:PF00288,PF08544;~go_function: GO:0004413 - homoserine kinase activity [Evidence IEA];~go_function: GO:0005524 - ATP binding [Evidence IEA];~go_process: GO:0006566 - threonine metabolic process [Evidence IEA]): protein MASSFVIRTPCSSANIGPGFDVIGLALSLYLELHVTIDSSKSSSQQPLNCLITYDDQSKSTEKISLDPEVNLITRVALYVLRCHDQRAFPPETRVHIVNPIPLGRGLGSSGTAVVAGVMLGNEVGRLGLSKDRLLDYCLMIERHPDNVAASLFGGFVGTYLNELKPEDVARTEIPLSEVLPAPAGGIDTGKQPPEPPLGIGHYRKFQWAKEIKTIAIIPDFVVPTANARNVLPTSYSRADVVFNLQRAALLPAALGSSPPDPDMIYLAMQDKVHQPYRKTLIPGLTEVLQSMNPSTQPGLLGICLSGAGPTILALATERFEEIAGRIISQFEANNISCQWKLLQPAQEGAVVEYS, encoded by the exons ATGGCCTCCTCTTTCGTTATCAGAACGCCCTGTTCATCCGCCAACATTGGTCCTGGCTTCGATGTGATCGGCCTGGCCCTATCCCTCTACCTCGAACTCCATGTTACCATTGACTCGTCCAAGTCATCCTCGCAGCAGCCCCTCAACTGTCTGATCACGTACGATGACCAGAGCAAAAGCACCGAGAAGATTAGCTTGGACCCGGAGGTGAATCTGATCACCCGTGTAGCGCTGTATGTGCTCAGATGCCACGACCAACGGGCCTTCCCCCCTGAGACCCGTGTCCATATCGTAAACCCTATCCCTCTGGGTCGGGGTCTGGGGTCGTCTGGTACTGCGGTAGTAGCCGGTGTGATGTTGGGAAATGAAGTTGGTCGTCTGGGTCTGAGCAAGGACAGACTACTCGACTACTGTCTGATGATTG AGCGTCACCCGGACAATGTCGCCGCATCATTGTTCGGAGGCTTCGTTGGAACCTACCTGAACGAACTCAAGCCTGAAGACGTTGCTCGGACAGAAATCCCCCTTAGTGAGGTCCTACCCGCGCCTGCCGGTGGAATTGATACCGGCAAACAGCCTCCAGAGCCCCCACTTGGTATTGGTCATTACAGGAAGTTCCAATGGGCCAAGGAGATCAAGACGATTGCCATCATTCCGGACTTTGTGGTGCCCACTGCTAATGCACGGAATGTGCTTCCCACGTCATACTCTAGGGCCGATGTG GTCTTCAATCTGCAACGTGCTGCCCTGCTTCCCGCGGCATTGGGCAGCTCCCCGCCGGACCCCGATATGATCTATCTCGCCATGCAGGACAAAGTCCACCAACCATACCGCAAGACCCTCATCCCTGGGCTGACCGAGGTCCTCCAGTCGATGAACCCAAGCACGCAACCCGGTCTCTTGGGTATTTGCTTATCTGGTGCAGGGCCAACTATCCTCGCGTTGGCTACTGAGCGGTTTGAAGAGATCGCGGGCCGCATTATCTCTCAGTTCGAAGCCAACAACATCTCTTGCCAGTGGAAACTGCTGCAACCTGCCCAAGAAGGTGCCGTGGTGGAATATTCTTAA